The Methanocella arvoryzae MRE50 DNA window AACTTCAAGCTCAGCACGCTGGGCGTCGGAAGAGAGAAGCTGGGCTTTGTGATGGATACGCTGAAGGACATCATCAAGAAGTACGACGGCTGAGCCTGATGGCATCTGGAACTCTAACCCTGGTTTTCCCCCAGTGGCAGGGCTCGGGGAACAGTAAAGCCACCTACTACGGTGCGAAGTACATCAAGGATAATCTGCTGAACGGCTCCTGCTACCGGGAAGTGCCGGTCGGCCCGGACGAGGGCCGACAGGAGAAGGGGATCAACGGATACGGGCATATCCTCAGCCATCTCGAAGGCGCATGTGAGATACTACGCCAGGAAACTCCGGATAAGGTATTTCTGATAGGAGGGGACTGCGGCACCGAGCTGGCGCCCGTCTCTTATTTGAACAAGCTGTACGGCGGCGATCTGGCGGTGGTATGGTTCGACGCTCACGGCGATCTGAACTCCCCTGCAACTTCCGTCTCACACAATTTCCACGGCATGCCGCTGAGATGCCTGCTGGGCGACGGAGATGAGGCTCTGGTGAAAAACTGTTTTTCGCTCCTGACGCCGGAGCAGGTGATCATGGCGGGGATCAGAGAGCTGGACCCGCCGGAGCAGAAGTTCATCGAGGAAAAGAACATCGACTGCGTCACTGTGGACGACATCATAGCCGATGCCAGGAAAATAGCCCGGATGGTACGTGAGAAGGGCTACAGCAATGTGTACGTACATATCGACCTCGACGTCCTGTACCCTGAAAAGTATCCATGGGTCCAGTGCCCGTGCGATAATGGAATAGATATGCCGGAACTCATGGCAGCTTTAACGGGCTTGAAAAAAGAACTGAATATTGCCGGCATCAGCCTCCTTGAATTGAGGCCCGGAGACGATATGGATGCAAGCTACCTCCGGGAACCGGTCAGCTTCTGCCGCTCCATATAAGATTTTTAGAACTTTTTGCCCCTGACGCGGTCGATATCGAACACGGCCGTCTTCGCCACATGCATGACGGCGAAGGTGCCTGCTTGAATGGGGTCGGTGACCACCAGATCGGCGACGTCCGGCACGCTGCCCGCCATGTTGAGGGAGATGATCGGCATGCCCTCGTCATGCAGCTTCTGGACTTCCTCGGAGATCCGGCCGCCCATGATGGAGCCGGCTAAAACGAGGATCTGGGCCCTGTGCAGTCTCTGGACAGCCTCGACTGCATCGGCCAGGTTATCTTCGCCCACCAGCGGAATAGTGTCGACACTGATACGCTCGCCCCTGAGGTTATGCCGGTCTGCTTCGCTGATGGCGCCCACGGCGACCTGTGCCACCTGGGCACCGCCGCCTATGATGATGACACGGGAGCCGAAAATGCGCTCCATGGGCGGGTGGAGGGAGACACCTTCGACCACGCCCATCTTCTCCAGGGCGACTACCAGGTCATCGATGTCCTTGACGTTCTCGACTTCGATGTAGAGGGAGGACTTCCCCTCGTTCTGGCCTTTGGTGATGATGAACTGTTGAGTATAAGTGATGTTGCCGCCGTGCTTGGCGATCATGCCGGCAACGTCCCGGAGGACGCCCGGCTTGTCCTTGCAGATGAGCAGAAGGGCAGACTTGCCCAGCAGCGCTGTGCTGCGGGAGAAGATGAGGTCGTAGTCGTTGACATAGTTGTCGATGTAGAGGACTTTCTCCGTCTTAGCAATCTTCATCTCCCAGCCTTCTTTGTCATAGACATCCAGCGTCCAGCCTTTGGCGCCGGGCTCTACGTCTTCCAGAAGATCGTTGAGCTGGGAAGAGGGCAACACAATCACATGTTCAGCATCTTCGCAGATGAGGACGAGGTGCTTGATGCTGAGATTGTTGAGGAACTCGGGCGGGATGGAGAAGTAGAAGTGGCCTTCCTTGTTTTTACTGTACCGCAGGATCAGCAGGTACTGGCCGTCCACCCTGTACACGTGCTGCAGGCCGGAAAGGTAGTACTCTTTCAGCTCCACTTCTTTCTCGATGATGTCGATGACGGCCTCTACGGCCCTTTTCATCTCCGGTGTGTTATAGCGATAGCCCATTTTGCTCCCCAGTTCTATACGTCATTAACATCTTCAACTTTTCTAGAGTCCTGAAGATGTCATTCACATCTTCAACTTTTCTATAGCCTTGAAGTCGAAAGGCGGCCTGAACACGCCTTCCTCAGTGATCAGCGCGGTCACGTTCTCCATCGGAGTGGCGTCGAACGCCGGGTTGAGCACCGGCACTCCGGCAGGAGCCAGCATCCGGCTGCCGCACTTTCGCAGCTCATCCGGGTCACGCTCTTCGATCACCACGTCGGCCTCCTTTCGCCTGAAGTCGAAGGTAGAGAGAGGGGCTGCCACATAGAAGGGGATGCCGTGAGCTTTCGCCAGCACCGAGTGAGTGTAAGTGCCGATCTTGTTGAAGACCGCGTCCTCGACGATGCGGTCAGCCCCCACGATGACGGCGTCCACCAGTTTTTTCCGCATCACGTAGCCGGCCATATCGTCGGCAATCAGCGTCACCGGGATCTTATCTTCGGCCAGCTCCCAGGCCGTGAGCCTGCTGCCCTGGTTGAGCGGCCGGGTCTCGCACGATATGACCTTTATATTTTTACCGGCTTCCACCGCAGAGCGAATGACGCCCAGGGCTGTGCCCCAGTCCACGCAGGCCAGGCGGCCGGCGTTGCAGTGCGTCAGCACCGTGTCTCCGTCTTTCAGAAGCTCCGCCCCGTGCATGCCGATCTCCCGGCATCGCTGCACGTCGTCCTCCGCCAGCATCTTCGCCTCTTCGAGGGCAATATTGCGAATGTCCTGCACGTTGTCTGCGTCGAGAGCCCTGTCGAGGACGCGCTCCACACCCCAGGAGAGGTTGACCGCCGTAGGCCGGGCATTTTTGAGCTTGAGCGCCTCAGCCCGGAGCTGCTTCACGAAGCCCGGCACGTCCTTAGCCTTGATGTTGCGGGCGATCAGAGCCACACCATAGCCGCCGGCAGCGCCGAGCGCGGGGGCTCCACGAACCCGCAGGGTAATGATAGCCTCGATCAGGCTCTGCAAGTCCCGGATTTCGAGCAGCGCCAGCTTTTCGGGCAGCAGCGTCTGATCAATGATGGTTACGCAGTTTTTCTTCTGATCCCAGTCTATCGTGCGCATTAGAGTGTAAGTAAGTAAAACTAGTTAAAAACCTTTGGATATGCTCATCAATAATGGCCGGCGCCATGCCGCCTTGTTATTAGTTCGCAAAGAGTCGGGTGATGATCGGAACCTTGATCAGGCATAATTGAAAGTTGGCCCTGTATAGGTCGAAAATACCGCCAGGCACGCCAAGGAGCCAAGCACTCGCCTTATGAAAAATGTGGTATTCAGGTAGAGGCTATGAAAAATTAATAGTTGGCCCTGTGTGAGTCAAAAATACCGCCAAGAGCGCCAAGGAGCCAAGCTCGCCAAGAGCTATTTTCATGGAACGCCAAGAGCTAATTTTAATGGAACGGCAAGAGGCCAGGCACGCTAGAGACGTTTTCGATCGGAACCACGCCGATCATTAAAATTATTGCCTGGCGTCCCATGAAAAATCTGGGTCCGGGAGGTGTTGAGAGGTCGGAGGGGAGGTCGGAGAGGTTCACGGAGTTTGGAGAGGATACGTTCAAGCTGGGAGGTCATGGAGGTCATTGAGTTCAGAGAGGAGGTTATGTGAGGTACCCGGAGGTCAGAGAGAATTTACTTAAAAAATCCTCCCAAACCTTTCCACACTCCCGGACCTCCTCTCAGACCTCGCAACCCTCTCCAACCTCCCAGTTTGAAAATCCTCCCCCGCCTCCCGGGAACTCCCCGACCTCCAGAGGTTTTCATCTTGCTCTTCAGACATAAATAAGGCAAGCGTTTCGGGATACTTCCAGACTAATTATATAAATGTGTCAATACAATCTTGCTATAGAGGATCTTTGATGAAGCCATACTACGTTGCCATGATTGAGAAGGACGTCTACTGGGTGGG harbors:
- a CDS encoding arginase family protein produces the protein MASGTLTLVFPQWQGSGNSKATYYGAKYIKDNLLNGSCYREVPVGPDEGRQEKGINGYGHILSHLEGACEILRQETPDKVFLIGGDCGTELAPVSYLNKLYGGDLAVVWFDAHGDLNSPATSVSHNFHGMPLRCLLGDGDEALVKNCFSLLTPEQVIMAGIRELDPPEQKFIEEKNIDCVTVDDIIADARKIARMVREKGYSNVYVHIDLDVLYPEKYPWVQCPCDNGIDMPELMAALTGLKKELNIAGISLLELRPGDDMDASYLREPVSFCRSI
- a CDS encoding DUF5612 domain-containing protein — translated: MGYRYNTPEMKRAVEAVIDIIEKEVELKEYYLSGLQHVYRVDGQYLLILRYSKNKEGHFYFSIPPEFLNNLSIKHLVLICEDAEHVIVLPSSQLNDLLEDVEPGAKGWTLDVYDKEGWEMKIAKTEKVLYIDNYVNDYDLIFSRSTALLGKSALLLICKDKPGVLRDVAGMIAKHGGNITYTQQFIITKGQNEGKSSLYIEVENVKDIDDLVVALEKMGVVEGVSLHPPMERIFGSRVIIIGGGAQVAQVAVGAISEADRHNLRGERISVDTIPLVGEDNLADAVEAVQRLHRAQILVLAGSIMGGRISEEVQKLHDEGMPIISLNMAGSVPDVADLVVTDPIQAGTFAVMHVAKTAVFDIDRVRGKKF
- a CDS encoding S-methyl-5-thioribose-1-phosphate isomerase: MRTIDWDQKKNCVTIIDQTLLPEKLALLEIRDLQSLIEAIITLRVRGAPALGAAGGYGVALIARNIKAKDVPGFVKQLRAEALKLKNARPTAVNLSWGVERVLDRALDADNVQDIRNIALEEAKMLAEDDVQRCREIGMHGAELLKDGDTVLTHCNAGRLACVDWGTALGVIRSAVEAGKNIKVISCETRPLNQGSRLTAWELAEDKIPVTLIADDMAGYVMRKKLVDAVIVGADRIVEDAVFNKIGTYTHSVLAKAHGIPFYVAAPLSTFDFRRKEADVVIEERDPDELRKCGSRMLAPAGVPVLNPAFDATPMENVTALITEEGVFRPPFDFKAIEKLKM